A genomic window from Osmerus eperlanus chromosome 5, fOsmEpe2.1, whole genome shotgun sequence includes:
- the LOC134020708 gene encoding GRAM domain-containing protein 2A isoform X1, which yields MTEHQEPGDDISILLPHELPDPPRDEEAHCPPQFRLQLIDDLSYEDVKKCYRGSTVSKYNSQYHKLFQTVPKEEILMKVYSCALLRDILLQGRLYISRNWLCFYANLFGKDIKVAIPVVSVRLVKKHRTAGLVPNGLAITTDTSQKYVFVSLLSRDSVYDVLRRICTHLQVNGKKSLSLKLYLEEPSSLSMDEFPVVADFPPVLKWRRQPSVPSVSSSLPDLLGNSTSSLSTVDTPYPAEAPLTDRGLETEKILLTEPAPELGHLEYQLLKFFILLIVLLILSSCYLAFRVCSLEQQLAFLNTHSTLPLRER from the exons ATGACGGAGCACCAGGAGCCGGGCGATGACATCAGCATCCTGCTCCCCCACGAGCTGCCAGACCCCCCCAGGGACGAGGAGGCACACTGCCCCCCACAGTTCAG ACTGCAGCTCATCGATGACCTGTCTTATGAAGACGTGAAGAAATGTTACCGGGGCTCG ACGGTGAGCAAGTACAACTCCCAGTATCACAAGCTCTTCCAGACTGTTCCCAAGGAGGAGATCCTCATGAAAG tgTACTCTTGTGCTCTCCTCAGGGACATCCTGCTGCAGGGGCGTCTCTACATCTCACGCAATTGGCTGTGTTTCTACGCCAACCTGTTTGGGAAGGACATCAAG GTGGCCATACCGGTGGTGTCTGTCCGGCTGGTGAAGAAACATCGAACCGCGGGCCTGGTGCCCAACGGCCTGGCCATCACCACCGACACCAGCCAGAAG TACGTGTTCGTGTCCCTGCTGTCCAGGGACAGCGTCTACGATGTCCTCCGGAGGATCTGTACACACCTGCAG gtGAACGGTAAGAAGAGCCTGAGTCTGAAGCTATACCTGGAGGAACCCAGCTCCCTGtccatg GATGAGTTCCCTGTGGTGGCCGACTTCCCCCCGGTGTTGAAGTGGAGGAGGCAGCCATCAGTGCCCTcggtgtcctcctccctcccagaccTGCTGGGAAATTCCACCAGTAGCCTGAGCACTGTGGACACGCCCTACCCCGCAGAGGCTCCGCTCACTG ACCGCGGTCTGGAGACAGAGAAGATCCTGCTGACCGAACCAGCCCCAGAGCTGGGACACCTAGAGTACCAGCTGCTCAAGTTCTTCATCCTGCT CATCGTgctcctcatcctgtcctcctGCTACCTGGCCTTCAGAGTCTGCAGCCTGGAGCAACAGCTGGCCTtcctcaacacacactccaccctgcccctgagagagag
- the LOC134020708 gene encoding GRAM domain-containing protein 2A isoform X2, whose amino-acid sequence MLPGLDGEQVQLPVSQALPDCSQGGDPHESVLLCSPQGHPAAGASLHLTQLAVFLRQPVWEGHQVCVLLLQVAIPVVSVRLVKKHRTAGLVPNGLAITTDTSQKYVFVSLLSRDSVYDVLRRICTHLQVNGKKSLSLKLYLEEPSSLSMDEFPVVADFPPVLKWRRQPSVPSVSSSLPDLLGNSTSSLSTVDTPYPAEAPLTDRGLETEKILLTEPAPELGHLEYQLLKFFILLIVLLILSSCYLAFRVCSLEQQLAFLNTHSTLPLRER is encoded by the exons ATGTTACCGGGGCTCG ACGGTGAGCAAGTACAACTCCCAGTATCACAAGCTCTTCCAGACTGTTCCCAAGGAGGAGATCCTCATGAAAG tgTACTCTTGTGCTCTCCTCAGGGACATCCTGCTGCAGGGGCGTCTCTACATCTCACGCAATTGGCTGTGTTTCTACGCCAACCTGTTTGGGAAGGACATCAAG tgtgtgtgctgctcctGCAGGTGGCCATACCGGTGGTGTCTGTCCGGCTGGTGAAGAAACATCGAACCGCGGGCCTGGTGCCCAACGGCCTGGCCATCACCACCGACACCAGCCAGAAG TACGTGTTCGTGTCCCTGCTGTCCAGGGACAGCGTCTACGATGTCCTCCGGAGGATCTGTACACACCTGCAG gtGAACGGTAAGAAGAGCCTGAGTCTGAAGCTATACCTGGAGGAACCCAGCTCCCTGtccatg GATGAGTTCCCTGTGGTGGCCGACTTCCCCCCGGTGTTGAAGTGGAGGAGGCAGCCATCAGTGCCCTcggtgtcctcctccctcccagaccTGCTGGGAAATTCCACCAGTAGCCTGAGCACTGTGGACACGCCCTACCCCGCAGAGGCTCCGCTCACTG ACCGCGGTCTGGAGACAGAGAAGATCCTGCTGACCGAACCAGCCCCAGAGCTGGGACACCTAGAGTACCAGCTGCTCAAGTTCTTCATCCTGCT CATCGTgctcctcatcctgtcctcctGCTACCTGGCCTTCAGAGTCTGCAGCCTGGAGCAACAGCTGGCCTtcctcaacacacactccaccctgcccctgagagagag